One genomic segment of Bacteroidota bacterium includes these proteins:
- the rfaE2 gene encoding D-glycero-beta-D-manno-heptose 1-phosphate adenylyltransferase gives MFDVAQKIISAEQAARWAAAWRLLSRPVVFTNGCFDLLHAGHVQYLQQAANLGQYLIVGLNDDASVQRLKGPKRPINTLKDRALVLAGLGFVAAVVPFGEDTPLSLIKLIRPDILAKGADYEIENIVGAKEVMGWGGRVERMPLLPGRSTTALIERLS, from the coding sequence ATGTTTGACGTTGCACAAAAAATTATCTCGGCGGAGCAGGCGGCCCGCTGGGCAGCCGCCTGGCGGCTCTTGTCTCGGCCGGTGGTGTTCACCAATGGCTGCTTCGACCTACTGCATGCAGGCCACGTGCAGTACCTGCAGCAGGCCGCCAATCTGGGTCAGTATCTCATCGTTGGCCTGAATGATGATGCCTCGGTACAGCGCCTGAAGGGGCCCAAGCGCCCGATAAACACGCTGAAGGACCGGGCGCTGGTACTGGCGGGGCTGGGCTTTGTGGCTGCGGTGGTACCCTTTGGCGAGGATACCCCCTTGAGCCTTATTAAGCTGATACGCCCTGATATTCTGGCAAAAGGGGCTGATTATGAGATAGAAAACATAGTGGGTGCGAAAGAGGTAATGGGTTGGGGAGGCCGGGTGGAGCGCATGCCCCTGCTGCCAGGACGAAGCACCACAGCCCTGATCGAACGTCTGTCATGA
- a CDS encoding N-acetyltransferase has protein sequence MIHPTAMVDAGAQIGEGTRIWHFCHIMPGACIGPDCSLGQNVFVADRVRLGRGVKVQNNVSLYEGVEIEDEVFLGPSVVFTNIKNPRAAVVRRTEYLKTLVGRGATIGANATLVCGLTIGQYAFIGAGAVVTRSVPDYALIVGNPGRQIGWMSAHGHRLHFDEAGLATCPGDGQHYRLLRCKVQRVDS, from the coding sequence ATGATACACCCCACAGCCATGGTGGATGCCGGTGCCCAGATAGGCGAGGGTACGCGTATATGGCACTTCTGCCACATTATGCCGGGCGCCTGCATAGGCCCAGACTGTAGCCTGGGGCAGAACGTATTTGTAGCCGACCGGGTGCGCCTGGGCAGGGGGGTAAAGGTGCAGAACAACGTGTCGCTCTACGAGGGGGTAGAGATTGAGGATGAGGTGTTCCTGGGGCCCAGTGTGGTGTTCACTAACATTAAGAATCCGCGTGCTGCTGTGGTGCGGCGCACCGAGTACCTGAAGACCCTGGTTGGGCGGGGTGCCACCATCGGGGCAAACGCCACCCTGGTTTGCGGGCTTACCATAGGCCAATACGCATTTATAGGGGCCGGTGCGGTGGTTACCCGTTCCGTGCCAGACTATGCCCTCATTGTGGGCAACCCTGGCCGACAGATCGGCTGGATGAGTGCCCATGGGCACCGCCTGCACTTTGACGAAGCCGGCCTGGCCACCTGCCCGGGCGATGGACAGCACTACAGGCTGCTGCGGTGCAAGGTGCAGCGGGTAGATTCCTGA